In one window of Vibrio sp. DW001 DNA:
- a CDS encoding cadherin-like domain-containing protein — MNALIGAIAGSKFFIVIDKNGNLKTITDIQDVKPGEVLLTKGEDPITSDTAIQAELVEEDGNRVPIAVQDEIDQIFEQLADGQDPTLLDEEFAPAAGLSEGSSTTPMAVVVRDALEIMASTSFDTTGIESQGLSRTQSLQLLQQFINQAPTVTLSNFVDSLDENTPTDGTIRVADIDITDDQQGINELSLSGADADNFIIVELADGSYELHLKAGVTLDFESLSSMDVSVDVKDLTLSQNVLDTDSMTLDINDLGEAPVISGAISGGVIEDNYDDGEQGVSVVGTLSVADPDAGESGFAAQEPIEGDYGLFTFDNETGQWTYVLNNEDANVQGLEAEQQVTETFTVRTLDGTSQSVTVVVTGTSDTPTAEEFAVGADESFTFDQHTSDAEDDFNGVETSVVIEEGNLPKYGQLVDNNGDPLVAGPDGNIIVSDTQSITYEAFDQTEVNDQFSIDASEYVENLDSNVISGDVPVNSEDNGSISLDSGVVISAGVFGENGTTEAADLYYDDRKGEKGFGVNNKEIDVKNNEFINVDYSDIDEAVDVKSVELSFGSIWGNYEGDPSNAVSGSDDYDGHRAQGQILVWVEFDGEGYGEPIILDDDQLVSLYNGTGEFSYIVTAGEGQEITGIRVSTSAGIDPSTGEEGIGNSNIVFQGADVIATEITDSFNYVSKDSQGNVSEEETVYIDGNSESPVIDPAVVQSINAVDDAYLVTSPLTVNPADPFVLQEDANRTDRRQDTNSEYEINVADLIGNDASSAGVLELVGVSNAVHGRVSLVENDQGEVIAVKFTPSRNYNGEASFEYTIRDENGNEDTATTTLWVEPVADAGRVTVNAITDDDVINIAESETTADSQTPIMVSGTARGGDIQSGDPVSMVINSKAYETTVDENGNWSVAVDGADLAVDQEFTVNVTSIDGISSVVSSRDSEHAVDLVAPGAPVVVIQDGEQDLDEQGYINAEDAKVDGGVKVHVTLPDGVEAGDIVNLTISSSVDGVADVTVPYTVLAGNVADNAEPVSFDIPAEMVTDNATLTTSAMIIDTAGNESAKGSDNTIVDLTIPGGPDGDGDTLGDNAPLVVIQDGEQDLDEQGYINAEDAKETVSVNITLPVDVAVETDSLVVSINGTPQTIKLSEADIIDGVVSVDLDASLIVDGETITVDAYAIDPAGNRSETGTDNTIVDLTIPGGPDGDGDTLGDNAPLVVIQDGEQDLDEQGYINAEDAKETVSVNITLPVDVAVETDSLVVSINGTPQTIKLSEADIIDGVVSVDLDASLIVDGETITVDAYAIDPAGNRSETGTDSTIVDLTIPGGPDGDGDTLGDNAPLVVIQDGEQDLDEQGYINAEDAKETVSVNITLPVDVAVETDSLVVSINGTPQTIKLSEADIIDGVVSVDLDASLIVDGETITVDAYAIDPAGNRSETGTDSTIVDLTIPGGPDGDGDTLGDNAPLVVIQDGEQDLDEQGYINAEDAKETVSVNITLPVGVAVETDSLVVSINGTPQTIKLSEADIIDGVVSVDLDASLIVDGETITVDAYAIDPAGNRSETGTDNTIVDLTIPGGPDGDGDTLGDNAPLVVIQDGEQDLDEQGYINAEDAKETVSVNITLPVDVAVETDNLVVSINGTPQTIKLSEADIIDGVVSVDLDASLIVDGETITVDAYAIDPAGNRSETGSDNSIVDLFVPPVNVGPIATDDFNNTIFTETFEDGHNITGNTWGVIDNYNGWDTSVNGVEIQSGSVGGSTASEGEAHAELDAHNIVTMSRSLDTPDSDYQLVFDYKPRPGHEADSDMEVTFAGQTVQIHSDAQGNLSFISDDGAEVSLSATLNNGWSTVSITFNTPADNSQLSFTGLGASNSLGAYIDNIRVSEGFDTNEDNAIDFTASQLLANDSDIDGDTLSIISVSEVENGTVTLVKDSVTGDVTSISFTPSDNYSGPASFQYEVSDGNGGTDTATVYINVAPVNDAPIANDDGTIAVTEDTLAIGNVLTNDTDVDNAHSDLKVTEFSFDGKTGTVGQALSIAGVGELTIDADGSFEFMPELNYTGSVPNAQYTVSDGLVVAQTQGTLSFADISPVNDAPTAQDFTVVADAGKEVEFSFDGGQNGAQNNVADEEDDSTGGDTQVIIDSVPQHGTLFLANSDVPIAKDQQIDDISQVRYVANSSGDILDSLSFTASEGLLSYLGDNNGSMGGYVDGADSVTEAKVRITSGRLDEQSTSLTYDSGNNESGFGVDSGAEGGSNELDVQEPEYIKVDYSESGAQVNSVAIEFGSLWGHYNESDINNPDSNDPNAQINVIVTMVDGNGNIVTRVEDYNDATNPDVYTGSGNFEAIITADNGYSIQSLQIYTTSSTQSSINSNMLVNSVEVLDAQANETIEYHAIDAQGLAGNTAEVTFVVNTDPTLYIGDNETNNIDGSISNDVIIGDLGGVETRVVLEADDYNIALLVDVSGSMGEAFETGSIQSKLSAVQDKLTDLIESMKDHPGEINVTLIPFGSEAGSPVEVTNLTASNFAAFNDAIDALISGGGTNYVSAFEAATNYFTDLPPSDAHNLTFLLSDGEPTMVTPDDNSGGTTEPRDISQAITAFNQLSTVSDVKAIGVGDDISVETLRHFDNTGTEEVTLGLGDLEFYGDGIIKDGVLKVAGNNKSAISEEIFVSDSADISFDLSHITGNGSSDWSLIDSDGNKVNSQALITQNGVEKNNISVSISDLPVGTYRLRLSNYGGGQVNLANLAVVLAGLGLVDIVSGNDELELALNTGVTELTEIDVSSDTLYGHEGNDIIFGDVLNTDNLDWSGITGVEKPADGSGIEALETYLEAQNGTAPTESEVYDFIKANEELLYVDSDPRGDSDTIYGGEGDDTLYGQGGADKLYGEEGNDTLYGGKGDDFLDGGLGNDILTGGDGADTFIWSSDTVDSGTDIITDFQLNSDKIDLTDLLESNAQADTIDDILSSVTVDGDNVKIQFNDQASSQTIVLEHGVSALELDSTIYTDGSTIDLTSELLAKVFTYDG, encoded by the coding sequence ATGAACGCACTTATTGGCGCTATCGCAGGTAGTAAATTTTTTATTGTTATTGATAAAAACGGCAATCTTAAAACGATTACCGATATTCAAGATGTTAAGCCTGGAGAAGTTCTGTTGACGAAAGGGGAAGATCCCATTACGTCTGATACGGCTATCCAAGCGGAATTGGTTGAAGAAGATGGCAATAGGGTGCCGATAGCGGTTCAGGATGAAATCGATCAAATTTTTGAGCAATTAGCAGACGGACAAGATCCCACTCTGTTGGATGAAGAGTTCGCTCCTGCGGCGGGTTTGTCAGAAGGCTCTTCCACGACACCTATGGCGGTTGTCGTACGAGATGCGTTAGAGATAATGGCTTCTACGTCCTTTGATACCACAGGTATCGAATCACAAGGCCTTTCTAGAACCCAATCACTTCAATTGCTTCAGCAATTTATCAATCAAGCACCTACGGTTACTTTGTCCAATTTCGTGGACAGTCTCGATGAGAATACGCCAACCGATGGAACTATCCGAGTTGCTGATATTGATATTACCGATGATCAGCAAGGTATTAATGAACTATCTCTATCAGGTGCGGATGCAGATAACTTCATTATTGTTGAGCTCGCAGACGGTTCTTATGAGTTACACCTTAAAGCGGGTGTAACGTTAGACTTCGAATCCCTTTCAAGTATGGACGTAAGTGTTGATGTTAAAGACTTAACGCTCAGTCAAAACGTCCTAGACACAGATTCAATGACTCTTGATATCAATGACTTGGGTGAAGCCCCGGTGATAAGTGGAGCAATTTCAGGCGGGGTGATAGAAGATAATTACGATGATGGAGAACAAGGTGTTTCTGTCGTTGGTACGCTTTCTGTTGCCGACCCTGATGCTGGTGAATCAGGTTTTGCTGCGCAAGAGCCTATAGAAGGTGACTATGGCCTGTTCACTTTTGATAATGAGACAGGGCAATGGACATATGTTCTAAATAACGAGGACGCGAATGTTCAAGGTTTGGAAGCAGAGCAACAGGTAACAGAAACATTTACTGTTAGGACATTAGATGGCACGAGTCAATCTGTCACGGTTGTCGTCACTGGTACGAGTGATACACCTACTGCCGAAGAATTTGCGGTGGGTGCTGATGAGTCATTTACATTCGACCAACACACTAGCGACGCAGAAGATGATTTTAATGGCGTTGAAACCTCGGTTGTCATCGAAGAAGGCAACCTTCCTAAATATGGGCAATTGGTTGACAACAATGGAGACCCGTTAGTAGCCGGCCCAGACGGAAATATTATTGTTAGCGACACACAATCGATTACTTACGAAGCGTTTGACCAAACAGAAGTTAATGATCAATTCAGTATTGATGCAAGTGAATATGTCGAGAATCTAGATTCGAACGTTATTAGCGGCGATGTACCCGTAAATAGTGAGGACAATGGGTCTATTTCCCTTGATTCAGGTGTCGTTATATCAGCAGGTGTATTTGGTGAGAACGGTACGACAGAAGCCGCTGACCTTTATTATGATGATAGGAAAGGCGAAAAAGGCTTTGGCGTAAATAATAAAGAGATCGACGTTAAGAACAATGAATTTATAAACGTTGATTACAGCGATATTGATGAAGCCGTTGACGTTAAATCTGTAGAGCTATCTTTTGGTAGTATTTGGGGGAACTATGAAGGAGACCCAAGTAATGCAGTATCCGGCTCTGATGATTATGACGGCCATCGCGCGCAAGGACAAATCCTTGTTTGGGTTGAGTTCGACGGAGAAGGGTATGGAGAGCCTATCATTCTTGATGATGACCAATTAGTCAGTTTATATAATGGTACGGGTGAGTTTAGTTACATTGTCACTGCAGGCGAAGGTCAAGAAATTACCGGAATTAGAGTATCAACGAGTGCTGGTATTGATCCGTCGACTGGTGAAGAAGGCATTGGTAACTCCAATATTGTATTTCAAGGGGCTGATGTTATAGCAACCGAGATAACAGACTCATTTAATTATGTTTCTAAAGATTCGCAAGGCAATGTCAGTGAAGAGGAAACGGTTTATATTGACGGTAATAGTGAGTCGCCTGTAATCGACCCAGCAGTAGTTCAATCGATTAATGCAGTAGACGATGCATATTTAGTTACGTCACCTTTAACAGTGAACCCTGCTGACCCATTTGTATTACAAGAAGATGCGAATAGAACAGACAGAAGACAAGACACCAATTCCGAATATGAAATTAATGTCGCTGATTTGATCGGTAATGATGCCTCTTCCGCAGGAGTATTAGAACTAGTAGGCGTTTCTAACGCAGTACATGGGCGTGTATCGCTGGTAGAAAATGACCAAGGTGAAGTGATCGCCGTTAAGTTTACACCGTCTAGAAACTATAATGGTGAAGCCAGTTTCGAATATACCATTAGAGACGAGAACGGTAACGAAGATACGGCAACGACTACGCTCTGGGTAGAACCTGTCGCTGATGCGGGAAGAGTCACAGTGAATGCAATAACCGACGATGACGTAATTAATATAGCAGAAAGCGAAACGACGGCAGATTCACAAACACCAATCATGGTTTCAGGTACAGCGCGTGGTGGTGATATCCAATCAGGTGACCCTGTTTCTATGGTCATTAATAGTAAAGCCTATGAAACAACCGTTGATGAAAACGGTAACTGGTCCGTTGCAGTAGACGGTGCAGATTTGGCCGTCGACCAAGAATTTACCGTAAATGTTACGTCAATAGATGGTATTAGCAGCGTTGTTTCTAGCCGTGATAGTGAGCATGCTGTTGATTTAGTGGCACCGGGTGCCCCAGTCGTGGTGATCCAAGACGGCGAGCAAGATTTAGATGAGCAAGGTTATATCAATGCGGAAGACGCAAAGGTAGACGGTGGCGTGAAAGTACACGTGACACTGCCAGACGGTGTTGAAGCAGGCGACATTGTGAATTTGACCATCAGTAGCAGTGTAGACGGTGTAGCTGACGTGACCGTACCGTATACGGTGTTGGCGGGAAATGTAGCCGACAATGCAGAGCCCGTGTCATTTGATATTCCAGCGGAAATGGTGACGGATAACGCCACCTTGACCACCAGCGCAATGATCATTGACACCGCAGGCAACGAATCGGCCAAGGGCAGTGACAACACGATAGTTGACCTGACAATACCGGGTGGACCAGACGGCGACGGCGATACCTTAGGCGACAACGCACCATTGGTTGTTATTCAAGACGGTGAGCAAGATTTAGACGAGCAAGGTTACATCAATGCGGAAGACGCGAAAGAGACCGTGTCGGTAAATATTACCTTGCCAGTGGACGTGGCCGTTGAAACGGACAGCCTAGTCGTGAGCATCAATGGAACGCCCCAGACTATCAAGTTGAGTGAGGCGGATATCATCGATGGTGTGGTGAGTGTGGATCTCGATGCAAGCCTGATCGTTGATGGCGAAACCATCACCGTTGATGCGTACGCGATAGACCCGGCAGGTAACCGCTCTGAAACGGGGACAGACAACACGATAGTTGACCTGACAATACCGGGTGGACCAGACGGCGACGGCGATACCTTAGGCGACAACGCACCATTGGTTGTTATCCAAGACGGTGAGCAAGATTTAGACGAGCAAGGTTACATCAATGCGGAAGACGCGAAAGAGACCGTGTCGGTAAATATTACCTTGCCAGTGGACGTGGCCGTTGAAACGGACAGCCTAGTCGTGAGCATCAATGGAACGCCCCAGACTATCAAGTTGAGTGAGGCGGATATCATCGATGGTGTGGTGAGTGTGGATCTCGATGCAAGCTTGATCGTTGATGGCGAAACCATCACCGTTGATGCGTACGCGATAGACCCGGCAGGTAACCGCTCTGAAACGGGGACAGACAGCACGATTGTTGACCTGACAATACCGGGTGGACCAGACGGCGACGGCGATACCTTAGGCGACAACGCACCATTGGTTGTTATTCAAGACGGTGAGCAAGATTTAGACGAGCAAGGTTACATCAATGCCGAAGACGCGAAAGAGACTGTGTCGGTAAATATTACCTTGCCAGTGGACGTGGCCGTTGAAACGGACAGCCTAGTCGTGAGCATCAATGGAACGCCCCAGACTATCAAGTTGAGTGAGGCGGATATCATCGATGGTGTGGTGAGTGTGGATCTCGATGCAAGCCTGATCGTTGATGGCGAAACCATCACCGTTGATGCGTACGCGATAGACCCGGCAGGTAACCGCTCTGAAACGGGGACAGACAGCACGATTGTTGACCTGACAATACCGGGTGGACCAGACGGCGACGGCGATACCTTAGGCGACAACGCACCATTGGTTGTTATTCAAGACGGTGAGCAAGATTTAGACGAGCAAGGTTACATCAATGCCGAAGACGCGAAAGAGACTGTGTCGGTAAATATTACCTTGCCAGTGGGCGTGGCCGTTGAAACGGACAGCCTAGTCGTGAGCATCAATGGAACGCCCCAGACTATCAAGTTGAGTGAGGCGGATATCATCGATGGTGTGGTGAGTGTGGATCTCGATGCAAGCCTGATCGTTGATGGCGAAACCATCACCGTTGATGCGTACGCGATAGACCCGGCAGGTAACCGCTCTGAAACGGGGACAGACAACACGATTGTTGACCTGACAATACCGGGTGGACCAGACGGCGACGGCGATACCTTAGGCGACAACGCACCATTGGTTGTTATCCAAGACGGTGAGCAAGATTTAGACGAGCAAGGTTACATCAATGCCGAAGATGCGAAAGAGACCGTGTCGGTAAATATTACCTTGCCAGTGGACGTGGCCGTTGAAACGGACAACCTAGTCGTGAGCATCAATGGAACGCCCCAGACTATCAAGTTGAGTGAGGCGGATATCATCGATGGTGTGGTGAGTGTGGATCTCGATGCAAGCTTGATCGTTGATGGCGAAACCATCACCGTTGATGCGTACGCGATAGACCCGGCAGGTAACCGCTCTGAAACAGGCAGCGACAACAGCATTGTCGACTTATTTGTACCACCAGTTAATGTTGGACCAATTGCCACAGACGATTTTAACAACACCATTTTCACGGAAACCTTTGAAGATGGCCACAATATTACCGGCAATACATGGGGGGTTATCGACAACTATAACGGTTGGGACACGTCAGTTAACGGCGTAGAGATACAGTCTGGTAGCGTTGGTGGATCAACCGCCTCAGAAGGCGAAGCTCATGCAGAGCTTGACGCTCATAACATCGTTACAATGTCTAGAAGTCTAGATACACCCGACTCTGACTATCAACTTGTTTTCGATTACAAACCTCGTCCAGGACACGAAGCCGATAGTGATATGGAGGTGACTTTTGCAGGGCAAACAGTACAAATTCACTCTGACGCTCAGGGTAATCTAAGTTTTATTTCTGACGATGGCGCAGAGGTATCGTTGTCGGCGACCTTAAATAATGGTTGGTCGACAGTTAGCATCACGTTCAACACACCTGCTGACAATAGCCAATTGAGCTTCACTGGACTTGGTGCTTCAAATAGTTTAGGTGCGTACATTGATAATATCCGTGTTAGTGAAGGGTTCGATACGAACGAAGATAATGCGATTGACTTTACAGCGTCTCAATTGTTAGCAAACGATAGCGATATCGATGGTGATACGTTGTCTATTATCAGTGTATCTGAAGTAGAAAATGGCACAGTGACGCTAGTTAAAGACAGCGTTACTGGTGATGTAACATCCATTAGCTTTACACCGTCAGATAACTATTCCGGTCCGGCTAGCTTCCAATATGAAGTGAGCGATGGAAATGGCGGCACAGACACGGCGACGGTCTATATTAATGTCGCGCCAGTCAACGATGCGCCAATTGCAAACGACGATGGAACAATCGCGGTCACAGAAGACACGTTAGCGATAGGCAATGTGTTGACAAATGACACCGATGTGGACAATGCACATAGCGATTTGAAGGTGACTGAATTCAGTTTTGACGGCAAGACAGGTACGGTTGGTCAGGCGCTGAGCATTGCAGGTGTTGGCGAGTTAACAATCGATGCCGATGGGTCATTCGAGTTTATGCCAGAGCTAAATTATACCGGATCCGTACCGAACGCGCAGTACACCGTGAGTGACGGTTTGGTTGTAGCTCAAACTCAAGGGACATTGAGTTTTGCAGATATTTCGCCCGTCAATGACGCCCCGACAGCACAAGACTTTACTGTAGTAGCGGATGCAGGCAAAGAAGTCGAATTTAGCTTCGACGGCGGTCAAAACGGCGCACAAAATAACGTTGCAGATGAAGAAGATGATAGTACCGGTGGCGATACGCAAGTCATTATCGACTCCGTTCCACAACACGGCACATTATTTTTGGCAAACAGCGATGTGCCTATTGCCAAAGATCAACAGATAGATGACATCAGCCAGGTCAGATATGTGGCGAATTCTTCAGGTGACATTCTGGATTCATTGAGTTTTACAGCTTCAGAAGGGTTATTGTCTTATTTAGGTGACAACAACGGTTCGATGGGTGGGTACGTAGATGGTGCTGACTCAGTTACAGAAGCCAAAGTACGAATCACGAGCGGTCGACTTGACGAACAGTCTACATCGCTAACCTATGATAGTGGCAATAATGAATCTGGATTTGGTGTTGATAGCGGTGCAGAAGGTGGAAGTAACGAACTTGACGTTCAGGAACCTGAATATATTAAGGTGGATTACAGCGAAAGTGGAGCACAAGTAAATAGCGTCGCCATAGAGTTTGGAAGTTTATGGGGCCACTATAATGAAAGCGATATCAATAATCCAGACAGTAATGACCCTAATGCTCAAATCAATGTAATCGTTACTATGGTCGATGGTAATGGCAATATTGTTACGAGAGTAGAAGATTATAATGACGCCACGAATCCAGATGTGTATACCGGTTCAGGCAATTTTGAAGCGATTATTACAGCGGACAATGGCTATAGCATCCAAAGCCTACAGATATATACGACGAGCAGCACACAGAGCTCAATCAATTCTAATATGCTCGTTAATAGTGTTGAGGTTCTGGATGCTCAGGCAAATGAGACTATTGAATATCACGCGATTGACGCGCAAGGACTTGCTGGGAACACTGCTGAAGTAACCTTCGTGGTTAATACGGATCCTACGCTTTATATTGGCGATAACGAGACCAATAATATTGATGGTTCAATTAGCAATGATGTCATAATTGGTGATCTAGGTGGCGTCGAAACTCGCGTTGTGCTTGAGGCAGACGATTACAATATAGCTTTGCTAGTGGATGTATCTGGCAGCATGGGGGAAGCTTTCGAAACGGGTTCAATACAATCTAAGTTGTCAGCGGTACAAGACAAACTGACCGATTTGATTGAGTCAATGAAAGATCACCCAGGAGAGATTAATGTCACGCTAATCCCATTTGGTTCTGAGGCAGGGTCGCCTGTCGAAGTTACGAATTTAACAGCAAGCAATTTCGCTGCATTTAACGATGCTATTGATGCTCTTATCTCAGGTGGTGGTACCAATTACGTATCTGCCTTCGAGGCTGCCACTAACTACTTCACCGACTTACCGCCTTCTGATGCACACAACCTGACCTTCTTGTTGAGTGATGGTGAACCAACGATGGTGACACCGGATGACAATTCTGGCGGAACAACAGAGCCAAGGGATATATCTCAAGCCATAACGGCATTTAATCAGTTAAGTACGGTCAGTGATGTTAAGGCAATTGGTGTTGGTGATGATATCTCCGTCGAGACGCTTCGCCATTTTGATAACACAGGTACTGAGGAAGTTACTTTAGGCTTAGGAGACCTTGAGTTTTATGGCGATGGCATAATAAAAGATGGTGTACTCAAAGTCGCTGGGAATAACAAGTCCGCTATTTCCGAAGAGATATTTGTTTCCGATAGTGCTGATATTTCGTTTGATTTGTCCCATATTACAGGGAATGGGAGTTCTGATTGGTCGCTGATAGACTCAGATGGTAATAAGGTTAATTCTCAAGCTCTTATAACGCAAAATGGTGTTGAGAAAAACAACATATCCGTAAGTATTTCCGATTTGCCTGTCGGTACTTATAGGCTACGGCTTTCAAATTATGGGGGCGGTCAGGTTAACCTAGCGAATCTAGCAGTTGTTCTGGCAGGACTAGGTCTAGTTGACATTGTGAGCGGTAATGACGAATTAGAGCTTGCTTTGAATACGGGAGTAACAGAGTTAACCGAGATTGACGTTAGTTCGGATACGCTTTACGGACATGAAGGGAACGACATTATCTTTGGTGATGTACTAAATACGGACAACTTGGATTGGTCAGGAATAACAGGTGTTGAAAAACCTGCAGACGGTTCGGGTATTGAGGCGTTAGAAACGTATCTTGAGGCCCAAAACGGAACAGCGCCTACAGAATCTGAGGTTTACGACTTTATTAAAGCGAATGAAGAGTTGTTGTATGTTGATTCTGATCCACGTGGTGATAGCGATACTATTTATGGTGGAGAAGGTGATGATACTTTGTATGGTCAAGGTGGCGCGGACAAGTTATATGGTGAAGAAGGAAATGATACCCTATATGGAGGGAAGGGTGATGACTTCTTAGATGGCGGACTAGGTAACGATATTCTTACTGGAGGTGATGGTGCAGATACTTTCATTTGGTCTTCGGACACGGTAGATTCAGGTACTGACATTATTACTGACTTCCAATTGAATTCAGATAAAATTGACTTAACTGATCTGCTAGAATCCAACGCCCAAGCTGATACTATCGATGATATTCTTTCGAGTGTTACTGTTGATGGTGATAATGTTAAAATTCAGTTCAATGATCAGGCGAGTAGTCAAACGATTGTTCTAGAGCATGGTGTGTCTGCCTTAGAATTGGATAGTACTATTTACACTGATGGTTCGACCATTGATTTAACCTCGGAATTATTGGCTAAAGTATTCACCTACGACGGCTAG
- a CDS encoding class I SAM-dependent methyltransferase translates to MTAAIYLEKGRDKSLRRKHPWIFSRGVHKVEGEPELGETVNVLAHNGEWLAKAAYSPISQIRARVWSFQKEEIDTAFFVRRIRQAQLLREETIQRDGLTGYRLIAAESDGLPGITIDRYQNFLVCQLLSAGAEYNKKHLVAALVECFPNCSVYERSDVAVRKKEGLCETMGVLHGEKPPESVVIEENGIKINVDIVNGHKTGFYLDQRDSRQRSMKYMKNKDVLNCFSYTGGFGLYALKAGAKRVINADVSQPALDNAKLNAELNQFDISKKRAVFLNADVFKLLREYRDQGTKFDVVIMDPPKFISSRQNITSGAKGYKDINMLAMQILNPGGTLLTYSCSGLMSADLFQKVIADAAVDSGRSVKFIERFEQAADHVIDTAYPEGFYLKGFACKVL, encoded by the coding sequence ATGACAGCTGCAATCTATCTTGAAAAAGGTCGAGACAAATCTTTAAGACGTAAACATCCTTGGATTTTTTCCCGTGGTGTGCATAAAGTCGAAGGAGAGCCTGAGCTTGGTGAGACCGTAAACGTGTTGGCACACAATGGCGAATGGTTGGCAAAAGCGGCCTATTCTCCAATATCACAAATCCGCGCGCGCGTCTGGAGCTTTCAAAAGGAAGAGATAGACACGGCATTTTTCGTTAGACGAATTCGACAAGCGCAATTATTAAGGGAAGAAACCATCCAGCGAGATGGCCTGACAGGTTATCGCCTTATTGCGGCTGAATCCGATGGTTTACCCGGCATCACAATAGACAGATATCAAAATTTCCTTGTTTGTCAGCTTTTGAGCGCGGGCGCAGAATACAATAAGAAACATCTTGTTGCAGCCCTAGTTGAGTGTTTTCCAAACTGCAGTGTTTATGAACGCTCTGACGTTGCGGTACGTAAAAAGGAAGGCCTGTGTGAAACAATGGGTGTACTTCATGGTGAGAAGCCTCCTGAGTCGGTTGTCATCGAAGAAAACGGTATAAAGATAAACGTTGATATCGTCAACGGCCATAAAACGGGTTTTTACTTAGACCAACGTGACAGTCGCCAGCGTTCAATGAAATATATGAAAAACAAAGATGTACTAAATTGCTTCTCTTACACGGGTGGCTTTGGTCTTTATGCATTAAAAGCAGGCGCTAAGCGTGTTATTAATGCTGACGTCTCTCAACCCGCACTTGATAACGCCAAATTAAACGCAGAATTGAACCAATTCGATATATCAAAAAAACGGGCTGTATTTCTTAACGCGGATGTATTCAAATTACTTAGAGAATACCGGGATCAAGGCACCAAATTTGATGTCGTTATTATGGACCCACCTAAGTTCATAAGCAGCCGTCAAAATATAACTTCAGGCGCGAAAGGCTACAAAGACATCAACATGCTTGCGATGCAGATCTTGAATCCCGGCGGAACCTTACTCACTTATTCTTGTTCAGGATTAATGAGCGCCGATCTTTTCCAGAAAGTCATCGCAGATGCGGCCGTAGATTCTGGTCGTAGCGTTAAGTTTATTGAACGTTTTGAACAAGCCGCCGATCACGTTATCGACACTGCCTACCCCGAAGGTTTTTATTTGAAAGGTTTTGCTTGTAAGGTGCTGTAG
- the yccX gene encoding acylphosphatase, whose amino-acid sequence MAKVCMKFIVSGVVQGVGFRYHTCHEGNKRGLTGYAKNLDNGDVEVIACGDESSIESLHDWLKKGPRMSIVNQLLSQQLAFKSYKGFNILY is encoded by the coding sequence ATGGCTAAAGTTTGTATGAAATTTATTGTATCCGGTGTTGTTCAAGGTGTGGGTTTTCGGTACCACACGTGTCATGAAGGCAACAAAAGAGGATTAACTGGCTATGCTAAAAATTTGGATAACGGGGATGTGGAGGTGATCGCTTGTGGAGATGAAAGCTCGATAGAATCGTTGCACGACTGGTTGAAAAAAGGGCCGAGAATGTCGATTGTTAATCAGCTCTTGTCTCAACAACTAGCGTTTAAGTCGTACAAAGGTTTTAATATACTCTATTGA
- a CDS encoding TusE/DsrC/DsvC family sulfur relay protein: protein MFEYSGKQIQTDAEGYLLNFDEWERGMVTILAETEGIEITDAHLEIIFFVRAFYEEFNTSPAIRMLVKAMAKEHGPEKGNSKYLFKLFRKGPAKQATKLAGLPKPAKCL from the coding sequence ATGTTTGAATACAGCGGAAAACAGATACAGACAGATGCGGAAGGCTATCTACTCAACTTCGACGAATGGGAAAGAGGCATGGTTACTATACTTGCAGAAACAGAAGGGATAGAAATAACCGATGCGCACCTAGAGATAATCTTTTTTGTCCGTGCTTTTTATGAAGAATTTAATACCTCCCCTGCAATTAGAATGCTGGTAAAAGCAATGGCTAAAGAACATGGACCAGAAAAAGGGAACAGTAAATACCTATTTAAACTGTTTCGCAAAGGCCCTGCAAAACAAGCAACGAAATTAGCTGGCCTACCAAAACCAGCCAAGTGTCTGTAA